The DNA window CTGTCAGCATTCTGGCGCCAGTATTCCAGGAGGTGATCGTCCCGTCGGGGGTGCTGCCGACGATCGCATTCTCTGTCGAGGTGACGATCGCGGCCAGGCGCGCCTCTGCTTCATGTCCGATCTTCAATTCGGTGATGTCGGTCAGGATATGGACCGCACCGAGCAACCTGTTCTGGTCGTCCATCACCGGGTCGACGGTCGCGATGAACCAGCGGTCCTGAATCTGGACCTGGTAACTCTCCCGCCGCAAGGATGTTTTCATCCTCACGAAGGGGCACCCACTGGTGAAGTGTTCAGTCCTGTGCACAACATGGTAACAGTGCTGTCCTATGATCGCTTCCGGCTCCATGCCGACCAGGTCTGCAGCGGCCCGGTTGACCCTGAGGATCTCCCCTGAGGTGTTGAGGATGTAGATCGGGTCGACGATTGCGTCGAAGGTTCGTTCCCACTCATTTATACAGGCCCTATAGGCGTCTGTCTCCTCCTCGTTTCCTGGTGAACTCTCTCTCTTCATGTTCTCGTCCCTCCTTCGATTGTATCCATCGTCTTCTGTCAAACCTTCAGCAGATCAGGCCTCGTTGAAGTCGCGGACCTGATACTCCAGCGTCTGAAGATCCACTTCGACGGCTCGGGCCGGAGTCGGGTTGATATTCATCTGCTTCTGGAATCCGGTCTGCCCCTGCCAGGTGCCGGCATTGATCCCGAGCACCCCGCGGTACCGGGTGATCCCCATGATATGGACATGGCCGGTCAGCAGGATCTCAGGGATCGGATTGATCACCAGCCGGTCCAGTTTGGACGCGGCAATCGGGGTCCTCCTTCCGTACGACGGAGCCAGGTGCCTCCGCTGCAACATCTCCTCCATCATCTGCCCCGGATTTTCGTACGTGGCGCCGGGGATCAGGCTGATCATATCATCGATCGACCGACCGTGATACATCAGCACCCGCACCCCCTGCAGACTGATCAATGCCGGGTTCTCGACGACGGTACAGTTCTCCGGGAACGAACCGGTGAACTTGTCTGGGAGGGCCGGCTGTGGTTCGGCTCCCCGAACCACATCGTGGTTACCGGGGGAGACGACGATCTTCAGCCTCTTCGGCAGTTCGGCGAGCATCTCCCCGAAGGCATTGTACTGTTCATAGATATTCTGAATGACCAGTTCCTGCTCCTGGCCGGGGTAGACCCCGATCCCGTCCACAACGTCCCCGGCGATCAGCAGGTACGAGACATCGGCGGTCTTGAGCCATGCGGCGAACCGGTCCCAGGCCTCAGGAAGGAAGGTGTTGGAGCCGACATGCACATCTGATATCAGCACCGCCCTTCCCGGCGTTTTGCTCAGAAACGGGGCATGGTTCATCGGGATGTCCGGCCGGATCAGCTGGTTCCCGAAGAAGAGCGTCCCTTCAGGCGACAGGGTTCCCCGAACCCCGATCACTTCGTCCGGGATCAGCCGCTCTGCCTCGGAGAAGTCGGGCCGGTTCTTGTTGAAGAGAACTGCGATCGTCCCGGTCGGGTCCTCGACCTGGACGATCTTGTGCCCTTTGGTCGAAGTCCGGGAGTCTCCGACCATCCCGATGATCGTGCACTCCTGCTGTTTGTATCGGGTCGTCTTCACCAGCGCCTCGATTGGCATTGCATGAGCCCGGGCCCGAACGATCCCGCCGAGCTGGTTGTACCGGTCCCGGAAGTAGTGGACATAATCGTGAACACTGGTGACGGCCTCTGAGGTGCCGGCGATACCGGCCAGCACCTCCAGCCCCGGGTCAGTCAGGAACCGGGTTCCGTCTCGCTCTGCACGGAGTTTCGGGATCACCGCCGGTGAGACGACGACGGTCTGGTCTGAAGCGTCTCGGATCACCTGGTCGACCAGGGTCGGATCGTTCTGCTCCTGAAGGTACCTGACCACATCCGGATGGACCTGCAGTTTCGTCTCGATGAACCGTTGCAGAATCTCGCTGGCCTTGAGCATTCTGATCAGTATTGTACCGGCTGGTGGATAATGGTGTGGAAGAGGGTACCATTAATAGATGGCTCGACAAATTTAGCAGCAGACAATGTCAGGATCAAAGGATAATCCGGAGAAACCGTCGCTTCTGACTGCACTCAGGACCAGTGAGGAGCAGAAGTTTTCGCTCGCCAGGGACCTGATCTGGGTGGTCGGAGTCGTGGGTGGAATTGCACTGCTGCTCTTCCTGGTCACGGGAACCTGGCCGGCGGTCGTGACGATCGAATCCGAGAGCATGACCCCGAATATGAACGTCGGGGACCTGGTGCTGGTCGTGCAGCAGGACCGGTTCGGAGCGCTGGAGACCCTGGAGGAGGGGGCCCTGAACGGGTATGGAAAGTATAACTCCCTCCCGAACAACTCCGGCCAGAAGGTCTATGGAGATGTGATCATCTACCGGCCGAACGGGGATACTGCGATACATCCGATCATCCATCGTGCGATCAGGTACGTGAACGATTCGGTGGCCGCTGCCGCCTATCATGCCTCGCATGGGGGGTATATCACAAAAGGAGACCACAACACGATCGAGGACCAGCAGGGCGGATTGGCCGGGATAGGCCAGATCCAGCCGGTCAAACCCGAATGGGTCGTTGGAAAGGTGCTCTTTGTGGTTCCGCTGGTCGGCCTGCTCCCGCTCCACCTGCCTGAAGTGGTGGTGGTGGTGGTGGTGCTGATGCTGGGCTATGAACTCTATCTCAGGTCGCGCAGGGATGAATCCGGGGATCAGAAACGAAAGAAAGGAAAGCGGGGACGTTGAAAGGAGAGAGAACAATGGATACCGATGTCATACTGCATGATGTGCTGGCCGGCCGTCGGCTGACTGAAGCCGAGGGGCTGCACCTGCTCTCGATCCGGGGGCGCGAGATCTTCAAGGTCCTCGCTGCGGCCGATGAGCTTCGCGAGGAGCGGGTCGGCGAGGCCGTCACCTATGTCAGAAATCAGAACCTTCACGTGACCAACATCTGCAAGAACCTCTGTGGGTTCTGCGGGTTCGGGCGAAGATCCGGTGACGAAGGAGCCTACCTGAACAGCATCGATGTGATCACAGAGAATGCTCTGCTGGCGAAAGAACGGGGGGTCACCGAGGTCTGTTTCCTCTCGGGTGTGCACCCGGCATTCACGCTCCAGTCCTACATGGACATGATCGGGGCCGTCCATGCGGTGATCCTAGAGGCAGATATTCACGCCTGCAGCCCAGAGGAGGTCTCGTTCGTCGCAAAGAAGAGCGGACTTTCCACGGCCGAGGTGCTCGATCAACTGCGGGCCGCCGGCCTCGGGACCCTGCAGGGAACTGCAGCAGAGATCCTGGTGCAGGAGGTTCGGGATGTGATCTGTCCGCGCAAGGTTCCTGGTGCAGAATGGATCCGGATCATCAAGGAGGCGCATGGTATGGGGATCCGTTCGACCGCCACCATCATGTACGGCTCCTGCGAGTCAGCCAGGGACCGAATCCGGCATCTGGGAATGCTGCGTGAGATCCAGGACGAGACCGGAGGGTTCACCGAACTGGTCCCCATGACGTACATCCATCAGAACACCCCGCTCTTTATGGCAGGTAAGGCCCCCTCAGGGGCCACCGGAAGCGAAGATCTGCTGCTGCTGGCTGTCTCGCGCCTCTTCCTCGACAACTTCGATCACATTCAGGTCTCCTGGGGGAAACTCGGGCTGAAGATGACCCAGATCGGGCTCCTCTCTGGTGGTGATGACCTCGGTGGGACGATGTATGTTGACGATGTTACCGTGGACGCCGGGGCGAAGGAGGCTGCTTACCTCGATCCCACCGAGATGGGCAGGATCTGCAAGGATCTGGGTCGACCGCTGATCGAGCGGAACACCGTCTACCAGCCGGTGCACCGGACGTCCTGACGTCCAGCAAAAATAATAAAAAATCTATTTTAGTTTGCAGAGAGGAGATCGAGCGCTTCTCTGCCGGTCTGCCCTTCCCTGACCCCGAGGGCCGCGGCGGCCTGGTTTGCGCTCTTGATCGTGCCGGCGAGCAGGTCGTCGATCGTCTGTATGGACGGGCCGCTCGCTGGTTTCACCTTTGCTGCAGGGTAGGTGAAGTTCTGCAGGGCGTCGACGTCAAAGGCTCCGCACCCGACCATGCCTCTGGCGGCGATCACCGCGACCAGGTTCACCGGCCCTGCCGGGATGACGATCCCTCTTCCAATCCCTCCTTTCAGGTGTACTTCAGTCTCTGTCATATCCCAGTACTTCTGACGCCGGCCCCGTTAACCCTGATCAATCGTTCGGGCGGAGCAGGTGGACGATCGCATCCCCGAGCCGTTCGGCTTCGCTGACGGCCCGTCGATCGTTCAACACATCGCCGGCTTTGAACCCGCGTCCGATCACACTGCCGATAAAGGCGAACTGGTGGGTGTTCAGAAAGGCCTCCAGCGTCTCGATCGCCCGTTCGGCCCCCTTGTCCGCATGGACGGCGATGGCCACCCCGTGTCTCCCGATCAGCCGTTTATCGTGGTACAGCGAGTAGGTCCGATCGATGAAGTTCTTCAGGTGGCCGCAGACCTCGTAGAAGTAGACCGGCCCGCCGACCACCAGCACCTGAGCATCGATGACCATGTCGGCCACTGCCTCCCAGTCGTCCTCGAGGATGCACCGGTGTTCGGTGCTGCAGTATTCACAGCCGGTGCAGGGCTGGATCTCCTTTCCTGCCAGCGAGACAAAGTTCGTGGAGAGGCCGCCGGCAGTGCACTGGTCGAGGACGATGTTCACCAGTGCCGCGGTGTTCCCGTGCAGCCGGGTGCTCCCGGATAGTCCGCATACATCCATGCCTGTCGATCACCTCTCCTCTCATATCACTCTTCTGATCGCCGGCGCCAGGCCCAGCCCCTCCATCGCTGTGCAGACCTCGCCGACCGGATCCGACGGGCGATAGAAGAGGTGCGACCTGCAGTGGCAGTCACTCGACCCGAATCCCTGCACCGATCTCCCACCGATGGCTGCTGCCAGGGCGCATTCGAGGGGGGCCTCCGTCTCTGCGGTGATCACCACTGCCAGCCTGAACCGGTCCGAGAGGAGCAGGCGATCGATGTGCCAGGTGGGGCGCCGGTCCCTGGCCGCCGCCAGTCGCTGGTGCCGATCCGCCCGGGCGAGCCCCCCCGACCCCTGTGCAGAGCCGACATACAGGTGCCACCCCTCCAAAAAGGTCCGTTCCCCGAGCCTTCCAATTGAAAGGCTGGTAGGACTGTTCCTGAGACAGAGGCAGTAGATCCCTTTACCAGCCACGTCTGCAGAGGACTGCGGCTGCTGCGATCTGCATGGCGCCGCCGTGGTCGACCGGCTCGCCATGGCCGGGGTAGAACCCCTCGACCTCCAGTTTCTGCAGCGACATCAGCGACTCCTCCATCGCTGCTGCCGAGCCGGTCGGAAAGTCGGTCCTGCCGCAGGCCCCGTCGGTGAAGACGGTGTCCCCTGATATGAGCAGATGTTCCTCCTCAGAGTACAGGCAGATCGAGCCGGCGGTATGCCCGGGTGTCGGGATCACCAGCAGCCCGCCGATCACCTCGCCACCCTGCAGTTTCTGATCAGGTGCGATTCGTGGTGAATGCTCTCCAAAGTGATTTGCCAGGGAGATCTCGTCGCGGAAGAGCGCCTCGGCATCGGCGGTGTGGATACAGACCCTGGCACTGCACATGTGGGCGATCTCCTTGAGATAAGCGGTGTGATCGTAGTGGCCGTGGGTCAGGATGATCGTGCTGATCTGGTCTTTGTATCGTTCGACGGCCATCGGCAGCACTCCTGCATCGACGAGGACATCGCCAAAGAGGTAACTGTTGGCCTGCGCGTCCCGTCCCGGGATCCATCTGACTGGCATGCAGAATAATAAGGAGTCCTGACAAATGTGTGTTATGCATAGCCTGATCCATGAATGTCTCCATGGTGTGCCTTCAGAGGTCGAAACCATTGCACGGGACGAAGGACTTGTACCCCGACAGGCCGCACGCGCCGTCGCACGGGGCAGGATCGCCGTGCTTGCCAACCCGGTTCGGCCACATCGGATCGCTGCGGTCGGCGAGGGGTGCCGGGTCAAGGTGAACGTGAACATCGGCACCTCTGGACAGCGGTGCGACCCGGTTCTTGAGATGGAGAAGGGGCGGGCGGCTCTGGCCGAGGGTGCCGACGCGCTGATGGATCTATCGACCGGCGGGGATCTGCAGGCGATTCGAAAGGAGATCCTGACCCTCGACGCTCCGGTCGGGACGGTTCCGATCTATGAGGCGGTCCGGCGAGCCGGGAATGTCACCGACGTCGACGCCGACCTGCTCTTCCGGGTGATCCGCGAGCACTGCAAGCAGGGGGTCGACTTCCTGACCCTCCACTGCGGGGTGAACCTGCAGGCCCTCGATGCGCTGAAGTCCGACCCGCGGATCATGGGCGTCGTCTCCCGCGGCGGGTCGTTCCATGTCGCGATGATGCTCTCGAGCGGTGAGGAGAACCCGCTCTATGCCGAGTTCGATTACCTGCTCGAGATACTCGCCGACACCGGCGTCGTGATCAGTCTCGGTGACGGGATGCGCCCGGGGTGCATGCAGGATGCCGAGCGGCATGCAAAGGCGACCGAGTACCTCACGCTCGGCCGGCTGGCCAAACGCTCGCTCGATGCTGGGGTGCAGCGGATGATCGAGGGGCCGGGGCACATTCCGATCACGCAGGTCGGTTACAATGTGAAGATGATCAAGGAACTGACCGATGACGCTCCCCTGTATCTGCTCGGGCCGCTGGTCACCGATATCGGGGCCGGCTACGACCACGTGGTCGGTGCGATCGGAGGGGCGATCGCCTGTATGAACGGGGCCGACTTCCTCTGCATGGTCTCCCCGAGTGAGCACCTGGCCCTGCCGGACGTGCAGGACATCATCGAGGGGACCCGCGTTGCCTGCCTGTCTGCTCATATCGGGGACCTGGCACGGGACCCGAAGGGGCATTACATGCAGCGCGAGGTGCAGATGGCAGAGGCCCGGCGGAGGCTCGACTGGGACGAGCAGTTCAAGCTGGCCCTCTTCGGTGAGCGGGCGAAGGCGGTCCATGTCCGTGACGGCGAGACCGAGACCTGTTCTATGTGCGGGGATCTCTGTGCACTCAAGATCGTGGATAAACTGCTCCCTGCACCTGATGTGACTCCAAAAAAAGAAGAATAATTTTTTAATTAATTTTCAGACGCCCGCTGCATGCAGGATCCTGATCGCCAGGTATGCAGCATTGGCCCCGTTGTCGATTCCGACACAGGCCACCGGCACTCCTTTGGGCATCTGCACGATCGAGAGGAGCGCATCGAGGCCGCCGAGCGAACCGCTGACCGGCACCCCGATCACCGGCCGTCTTGTCCGGGCTGCGATCACCCCCGGCAGCGCTGCCGAGAGGCCGGCGATCGCGATGAAGACGTTTGCATCACAGGTTCTGATGTACTCGTCGAGCCGGTCAGGGTCGCGGTGTGCAGAGAGGACCTGGTAGTCATAGGGGATCCCTTCCTCGTCGAGGACGGTGGTCACCTTCTGTACGATCTGCTGATCAGAGGCAGATCCTGCGATGATCGATATAACTGCCATAAAAGACCTCCAGCTTATATCCATATTCTCCCATATATAGTGGTAGACACACTGCTCTGTGTGTCGAACTCCAGGATAGACCCGGCTGTGATCGCTGGTCTCCTGGTCTGGACTGATCCATATGGAGAACGAACCGTTACTGATGCTGCCAGGGCCGGTACCGATGCCTGAACGGGTCCGGTACGCCATGATGCAGCAGGCGATGAACCATCGCAGCGCAGCGTTTGGCGCTGTCTATGCAGACTGTGTAAAGACGCTGAAGACCACCTTTGGGACCACCAATGACCTCTCAATCCTCTCGGGATCCGGGACCGCTGCGATGGAGGCTGCGGTCGCCAACTTCGGAAAGGGTAAACAGATTGCTTCGCTGGTCAACGGCAAGTTCGGCGATCGACTCTGTAAGATCGGGGCCCTGTACGGGACCTCGCACGAAATAGCCTCTGAATGGGGAACCCCGCTGAACCTCGACCTCCTCGCTGAAAACCTGGAGAACGGCGCTGAAGTGGTGACCCTGGTGCACAACGAGACCTCCGCAGGGATCAAGAACCCGGCGGCTGAGGTAGGGAAACTGACACGTAAGCATGACGCCCTCTTCATCATGGACGGGATCACCTCGATCGGCGGCGATCTGGTCGAGGCTGACCGGTGGGGCGTCGATGTCGCAATGGTCGGCTCGCAGAAGTGCCTGGCCGCGCCGGCCGGGCTGGCCGCCATATCGGTATCAGAACGGGCCTGGGAACGGATCGCCGACCAGCGACCGTTCTACCTGGACCTCGCCGCCTACCGGAAGAATGCTGCCAAGACCCCGATGGAGACCCCGTACACGCCGGCGGTTCCACTCTTCCTGGCGCTCAGGGAGGCATGTGCCATCGTCGAGGAGGAGGGGCTTACTCACCGGATCGCCCGACATACCCGGATGGCCGATGCGGTCAGGGCTGCAGTCAAGGCCTGGGGGCTCACGCTCTTCCCGACGCTCGACCAGTACCATGCCTACTCGAACACCGCCACCGCCGTCAGCATACCTGACGGGATGACCGACGACGACCTTCGCGGACCGGTGAAGAAGATGGGGATCATCATCGCCGGCGGCCAGGACCACCTGAAGGGGAAGATCTTCCGGATTGGGACCATGGGTGCGGTCAGCGCCCCCGAGATCCTGGCCACGCTTGCGGCCGTCCAGTACGCGCTGAAGAAGCACGGCCTTGAGGTCGGGGACGGTGTCGGTGCTGCCGCCGAGGTGCTGGGATGAGGGTTGGGGTGGCTGACACCACCTTTGCACGTGTAAATATGGGGGCGATCGCGATCGATGAGCTCAAGCGGCACGCCAGCGTGTCCGTGGAGCGGTACACCGTTCCGGGGGTCAAGGACCTCCCGGTCGCCTGCAAGAAACTGATCGAGGAACGGCGGTGCGACATCGTGATGGCGCTCGGGATGCCGGGGGGCAAGGATAAGGACAAGATGTGTGCCCACGAGGCTTCACAGGGTCTGATCCATGCTCAGCTGCTGACCAACCATCACATCATCGAGGTCTTCGTCCATGAGGACGAGGCAGAGAACGACGCAGAACTGGCCTGGCTCGCCGAGCAGCGGACCCGGGAGCATGCCGTCAGCGCAATCAGGCTGATCCTGGCCCCAAAAGAGCTCGAGCGGGATGCCGGCACCGGGCAGCGGCAGGGTTTTGCCGATGCCGGCCCTGCACGCCGGTGAGAGTCATAACGACTATATGGATTATAATGTGATACAGAAACCTGGGAGTTTGAAGATATGGCGATGAAGGCAATAAAACTGGGATTTGTGGTGGCAGAGTTCAACCGTGACATCACCTACATGATGGAGATCGAGGCACGCGAGCATGCGACCTTCCTCGGCGCTGAAGTGACCGAGTGCATCTACGTGCCCGGGGCGTACGACATGCCGCTCGCGATCAAGAAGATGCTGACCGACGGCCGGGTCGACGCCGTGGTCACGATCGGATGCGTGATCGAGGGAGCGACCCAGCACGACGAGATCGTGGTACAGCATGCGGCCCGAAAGATCATCGATCTCTCCCTCGAGTTCAACAAACCGGTGGCGCTGGGCATCTCCGGCCCCGGGATGACGAGGATTGAGGCGACCGAGCGGATCGACTATGCAAAGCGGGCGGTGGAGTCGGCGATCAAGATGATCCAGCGGTTAGAATGAGACCGCTCTCGGCGAAGATCGGTGCGCTGCCCCCCTCTGCCACCATCGAGATCTCCAATACCGCCAAGAAGATGAAGCAGCAGGGGATCGATGTGATCAGCCTCAGCATTGGTGAGCCAGATTTCGATACCCCGGATCATATCAAGCAGGCGTGTATCAGCGCCCTGCTGGCCGGAGAGACTCACTATGCTCCCTCGGCCGGCACACCCGCCCTCCTCTCTGCGATCGCAGAGAAGATCGGTGGGGAGAACAACGTCCCCTGCTCTCCAGGCGACGTGATCGTCACCTGCGGGGCGAAGGACGCGATCTACGAGGCGTTCGAGGCGGTGCTGAACCCCGGCGACGAGGCGCTGCTGCTCGATCCGTCCTGGGTCTCGTACGAGCCGGGTGTCCGGATCGCTGGCGGGACGCCGGTCCATCATCACCTGAGCGAGGAGACCTTCCAGGTGGATGACACCTTCCTCGAAAAGGTCACCAGAAAAACCCGGATGATCGTCGTCAACTCCCCTTCGAACCCGTCCGGTGCGGTCTTCACCGACAGGTCGCTCCGGATGATCGCCGACCTCTGCATCGACCACGACCTGATCGCCCTCTCAGACGAGATCTACGAGAAACTGGTCTATGGTGGTGCAGTTCATCGGTCCCTCGGTTCGATCGACGGGATGGCCGAACGGACGATCACGGTCAACGGGTTCTCGAAGGCCTATGCGATGACCGGCTGGCGGCTTGGATACGCCGTGGCTCCGCCGGCCGTCCTCGCGCAGATGATCAAGGTACAGCAGCACACGATCAGCCATCCGACCACGTTCGCGATGGCCGGCGGGGTCGCTGCACTGAAGGGGGACCAGTCCTGCGTCGAAGCGATGCGGGTCGAGTTCGACCGCCGCCGGCAGTACCTGCTCGGTGCCCTGGCCGACCTCGGGTACAGCACGGCCCCGGCCGAGGGAGCGTTCTATGCCTATGTGAAGACCGGCGGCGACGATCTCGCCATCGCCAAGCAGTGGCTTTTGGAGGCGCATGTGGCCGTCACCCCCGGCACCGCCTTCTCCACCCCCGGCTGGCTCCGTCTCTCGTATGCGGCCTCGCTCGAGACCCTTAAAACGGCGGTCGACCGGATCCGTGTGTTGAACGGGAACTGACCCCGTGCGATTGAGAGGGCCGGCCCACTTTTTTATCAGTTCATGTTATCGGGGTCTCTTTACCTGGCGTCGTACTGCAATGATATCATCAATCAGTATCCTTTCGCTACCCAAGCACATCGGTTCTTGAGATCGAAGGGAGACCTCGCCGGCACGATGCCATGATCCAGGACGTCGGATCCTGCTAGAGGTTAGGGCTATCGTAAGAAAGGGTGCGAGAAATGCAAAACCTGGTGATCGTGGTCACGGTGATTCACCTCCTTGACCTTCTCATTCCAAATATTGAGATCTACATAGATGAAGATGCCTCTATCGAAACTGTCGGGTTGCATATTATAAAGATTACTTAGAGTAATATATCTCAATTATAATCAATAAAACTAATATTCTGTTTAACCTTTAGTTGATTCATGAAATTTCCTCAAAATCGTCATTTCTTCATTGGAATGTTTTTGTTGTTGCTACTGCTCGTGAGCAGCATTCAGATCGCCACAGCGGCGGATAATTATCAGTCTGTGGCGAAGTGGTGGGGCTCCCCGGACGGGGCGTTCTCTTACCCCTATGGGATCGCATTCGACAGTGCGGGGAATGTCTACATCGCTGACTCGGGCAACAATCGGGTCCAGAAGTTCACATCTTCCGGCCTCTTCATCACGATGTGGGGCACCTCCGGCTCTGACAACGGACAGTTCCGGACTCCCACCGGCATCGCGGTGGACAGTGCAGGGAATGTCTACGTCGCCGATAGGGACAACAATCGGGTCCAGAAGTTCACGTCGACCGGTACCTACCTCGCGAAATGGGGGACCTCTGGCACCGGGTCCGGACAGTTCTCTTCTCCTTATGGGGTTGCTATCGACAGCGCAGGGAATGTCTATGTCGTTGATAGGGGTAACCATCGGGTCCAGAAATTCACGTCAAGTGGCATCTTCGTCGCGAAATGGGGCAGTAGTGGCTCTGAAAACGGACAATTCTCGTACCCCGAAGGGATTGCGATCGATGGCACTGGCAACGTCTACGTCGCGGATGAAAGCAACCACCGGGTAGAGAAGTTCACCTCTATCGGTACCTTCCTCACAGCGTGGGGGACCAAGGGATCTGAGGACGGGCAGTTTGCTTATCCCGATGGCGTCGCGGTCGACAGTTTGGGTAATGTTTATGTCGCTGACTCGGGCAACAATCGGGTCCAGAAATTTACATCTTCCGGCGCCTTTATCACGGACTGGGGCAGTTCCGGCACGGGGTCCGGACAGTTCAGTAGCCCCGTTGACATCGCGGTCGACAGTTCGGGCAATGTCTACGTCGCTGAATATTGGAACAACCGGGTCCAGAAATTTGCTCCACAAACTTCTCTCCCGACGGTGACCCCGGTGGCGACACCTGTTCCGACGACGGCGGCGGATATTTATCAGTCCGTGGCGAAGTGGAGTGGCTCCCCAAGCGGAGCGTTCTCTTACCCCTATGGGATCGCATTCGACAGTGCGGGGAATGTCTACGTCGCTGACTCGGGCAACAATCGGGTCCAGAAGTTCACGTCTTCCGGCCTCTTCATCACGATGTGGGGCACCTCCGGCTCTGACAACGGACAGTTCCGGACTCCCACCGGTATCGCGGTGGACAGTGCAGGGAATGTCTACGTCGCCGATAGGGACAACAATCGGGTCCAGAAGTTCACTTCGACCGGTACCTACCTCGCGAAATGGGGGACCTCTGGCACGGGGTCCGGACAGTTCTCTTCCCCTT is part of the Methanosphaerula palustris E1-9c genome and encodes:
- a CDS encoding pyridoxal-phosphate-dependent aminotransferase family protein, which translates into the protein MENEPLLMLPGPVPMPERVRYAMMQQAMNHRSAAFGAVYADCVKTLKTTFGTTNDLSILSGSGTAAMEAAVANFGKGKQIASLVNGKFGDRLCKIGALYGTSHEIASEWGTPLNLDLLAENLENGAEVVTLVHNETSAGIKNPAAEVGKLTRKHDALFIMDGITSIGGDLVEADRWGVDVAMVGSQKCLAAPAGLAAISVSERAWERIADQRPFYLDLAAYRKNAAKTPMETPYTPAVPLFLALREACAIVEEEGLTHRIARHTRMADAVRAAVKAWGLTLFPTLDQYHAYSNTATAVSIPDGMTDDDLRGPVKKMGIIIAGGQDHLKGKIFRIGTMGAVSAPEILATLAAVQYALKKHGLEVGDGVGAAAEVLG
- the ribC gene encoding riboflavin synthase yields the protein MRVGVADTTFARVNMGAIAIDELKRHASVSVERYTVPGVKDLPVACKKLIEERRCDIVMALGMPGGKDKDKMCAHEASQGLIHAQLLTNHHIIEVFVHEDEAENDAELAWLAEQRTREHAVSAIRLILAPKELERDAGTGQRQGFADAGPARR
- the ribH gene encoding 6,7-dimethyl-8-ribityllumazine synthase, whose protein sequence is MAMKAIKLGFVVAEFNRDITYMMEIEAREHATFLGAEVTECIYVPGAYDMPLAIKKMLTDGRVDAVVTIGCVIEGATQHDEIVVQHAARKIIDLSLEFNKPVALGISGPGMTRIEATERIDYAKRAVESAIKMIQRLE
- a CDS encoding pyridoxal phosphate-dependent aminotransferase; the protein is MRPLSAKIGALPPSATIEISNTAKKMKQQGIDVISLSIGEPDFDTPDHIKQACISALLAGETHYAPSAGTPALLSAIAEKIGGENNVPCSPGDVIVTCGAKDAIYEAFEAVLNPGDEALLLDPSWVSYEPGVRIAGGTPVHHHLSEETFQVDDTFLEKVTRKTRMIVVNSPSNPSGAVFTDRSLRMIADLCIDHDLIALSDEIYEKLVYGGAVHRSLGSIDGMAERTITVNGFSKAYAMTGWRLGYAVAPPAVLAQMIKVQQHTISHPTTFAMAGGVAALKGDQSCVEAMRVEFDRRRQYLLGALADLGYSTAPAEGAFYAYVKTGGDDLAIAKQWLLEAHVAVTPGTAFSTPGWLRLSYAASLETLKTAVDRIRVLNGN
- a CDS encoding dockerin type I domain-containing protein encodes the protein MLLLVSSIQIATAADNYQSVAKWWGSPDGAFSYPYGIAFDSAGNVYIADSGNNRVQKFTSSGLFITMWGTSGSDNGQFRTPTGIAVDSAGNVYVADRDNNRVQKFTSTGTYLAKWGTSGTGSGQFSSPYGVAIDSAGNVYVVDRGNHRVQKFTSSGIFVAKWGSSGSENGQFSYPEGIAIDGTGNVYVADESNHRVEKFTSIGTFLTAWGTKGSEDGQFAYPDGVAVDSLGNVYVADSGNNRVQKFTSSGAFITDWGSSGTGSGQFSSPVDIAVDSSGNVYVAEYWNNRVQKFAPQTSLPTVTPVATPVPTTAADIYQSVAKWSGSPSGAFSYPYGIAFDSAGNVYVADSGNNRVQKFTSSGLFITMWGTSGSDNGQFRTPTGIAVDSAGNVYVADRDNNRVQKFTSTGTYLAKWGTSGTGSGQFSSPYGVAIDGAGNVYVVDRGNHRVQKFTSSGIFVAKWGSSGSENGQFSYPEGIAIDGTGNVYVADESNHRVEKFTSIGTFLTAWGTKGSEDGQFAYPDGVAVDSLGNVYVADSGNNRVQKFTSSGAFITDWGSSGTGSGQFSSPVDIAVDSSGNVYVAEYWNNRVQKFAPQIPISTVTTVATTVPTTTPITTVSAFRFAPSPLIIPRGSTGATVLYLDGLKNGISGFNVSLSLSLVDPTVGEIVGVSLPGWTMQKNSTLPADTVWLTALDSNGQSNPGTSTAQIGTITIRGDRSGQTSLSIIQARVDDDSGNSISPHLVACPVEVTASACNPFPGVSSSPKDLDGDGCYEDINGNGQIDFNDVVLFFNNFDWIPTNEPVSAFDFNKNGQIDFNDIVILFNKV